The genome window TTGAACCCCTACCTTTGCTGTTATAAATTTGCAAGTATTCTACTATTCTATATTCTTTGTGATTGTAGGTAGCAAAGCAAAAAAGCAATTTCCCAGTTCTCCtttgctttaatttttttttatcagattTACTTTAGTTAAAAAAACAGTTGACTAAGAATTCTCATATGACACTTATGTGTGTGATATTTCATAGAGATCTCAAGTTCGAATATCTCTTATTTTCTTCCcctctaacaaaaaaaaaaaagttgactgAAGTCTTTGATAATTTCAAACTTGTGGCATTAACTGGGCTTTAGGTCAATTTATTCTATCTTCTGGTGATAAATTTATGTACTCGCGTTCTAAATTTATACCCTTATCGAATATTGGAAAAATAAACTTGgaataatattattttcacTCTTCGTTACTAAAAAAAAGTATATGTATTGAAATTTTAAATAAGATAACGACTATCACATTGTAGTAGCAGCACTCATTTATAAATGTGATTATGACAAATTTATTATGATTACATTCCAAACAAATCTTGGTAGAAAGAAGTAGTTATTTACGTACCATGACATAATTAGTAATTAGTTGAAGTGGGTTAGAAATTGAAGTCCACGGTACTTCAACTATTCTCAATAATTGGAATGATTAGAGGTTATTAGAACTTGGATCCACTTATGGGCGTTAACTTAATGATTGATATTAATCATACTGCCGAGGCTTTGTTTTGGGTCAATGACAGGTCCCGTAGCCAGACCTATCACTAAACATTCGAAATATTGCTttgtcaaaatatatatataggtcagACAACTGAAAGTAACTATTTAAGAGAAAAGAACACAAAGAGAAAAGAATTGTTTGTTTGCCTGAATAATTGATGCGTATGATCTTccgatgttttttttttgtatgctttaataaagcaacaaaaaaaaaacgaaatagTTGAGCTAGAAGGCCCACAACATGCAGGTGTGGgtccattttctttatttatgtgTGTTTATTTtgctattttcattttcttaagaTAGAAAGGCAGTGGTCTCATGTAGGGATGAGAGCAGGACGAGCTTAGTCAGGCTTTGACAAACTCTAAGCTCGGCATAGGAGACCCGAGCATGTTAGGGTCTAAAAAATCTGAGTTTGGGCTCAACTGTGAAATAAAATCAATGCCTGAGCCCGACATGTTGAGCCCGTTTCAGTGTTCTTAGCCAAGAGGCGATAATTAAGGACATGCTTGacaaatgatcaaaatattttgaaaacctTTCTTAACTGCATAAGTACTCGAgaacaaggttttgaaaaccggaccggatcggtccaaccggtgaccggccacttgtccggtccggttgggGTACCAGAACCGGTAACtgatgaaccgggatatttctGGTTGAACCGGCTGattcttcggttgaaccggtcagaatcgggccggttttgaccggttcggtcatttattaaagttaataaaatatttttgaaattttgttatttgtggggtttgaactcatgaccttttgttcattaaaaaatgttttaatCACTAGGCTataagattttctttgtttaaaatgatactttatttgaatatattgtatttttatgaagttttcttacatattatatgcatataatataaatatatatataaataattcattacattaaaaccggttcgaacccgatttgaaccccggttgaacctttgaaccgtgaatcgaagacttttccggtttgatgaccggtccggttttaaaacCTTGCTCGAGAAgacgaaaaaagaagaagaagaattagtcCTAAATAGAGATCTTACATCCAAACAAACCCCCCAATTTGCATTTTATTCCGTGCGAGAGAATAGAATGTTGGGGCCAGTGGGAGAGGAAATACGTGGAGAAAATGAAAGTGAAGTGGTTTGCCGATTAATAGCTTGTTACCATGTAAAGGTAAACGACTCTCATACACAAAACTCTCACAGTTGACGGAATCGGGGATAAACAAGATGTAGTATATTATTTTCGGACGATATTATACTCATGCAACTTGGAAGTTCTAGGTTTAACCAATTTAATGGGTTGCTGTACATTCCAATATTCACACATTATTGTATCCATTATTTTCCTATTTCCTTTTCGACGCATATGCAAGATCGTAGATCATCAACGGGCTCAAGAAAGTTCAAGATTTCCATCCTCGTAGACTCATATACAATTATAAGTATTAACTACTCTGCAATCTGAATTTTTTTGTGGAGTCTGAACATGGACCCTTATGTTCATATTACCTTTAAGGGCTATTTATTCTAAATTACCTGAAACCTTAATGAAAATTGCGACGACTCTCGTGGACGCAATCTATATTTGGTAAACCATGtaaaaatcttgtgtttctattatttatcttctttaatTTTCTGCTATTCGCAGTTATTTAGGGAGGTTAATTCCTAACACAATCAACATGTTCTCGAAATATGCAATGCACCAGTGTTTCTGGAAGCCATTTCCCCCCATGACACCAGTCAACCAGTCTCTTGAGTCACGCTAAGTTGCCTGTGTCCACTGTCCACCATTCATGTGCCAGGAAGTTTATTTCCTGCACGCCGAACAACAAACTGAATTAAAGTATAGTGAATATTGTCATATTGATTCTGGATATGGACAGATGGCAATGAATGAAGTATGACCATAGATCCTAGTCAATATGAGTTAAAACAATCTAATGATCATGATTGTACCTAGTTAGTGTATGCCGCAGCCGCATTTTCTCGAGACCAACCCGCTTGTACTTGTATTGTTTCTTTGGATTTCCTCTTCGCTTTTTAGTTGGAAAGTGAACGGCATTGTGGCTTTGGAAATCACTCGTCACTAATGGTTGAACTATTTTAAACGAATAGATTTGAAAACAAGGTCATTCATTGGCTTCTTATGGAGGGGACCAGGTCTAGTTTGCTTGATCTTAAAGCAGAACCTGATGTGGGGTGAATCATGACAAGCTTGTTATCTTCTGAGTTTTGTTCAACTTTTTAACCCAATTTGCACATGATGTGGGTAGGGGTTTGAAACAAGCTTATGGAATCAAGATTTTATAAAGAAATATTTCAATTGAGTGGTTCGAACTCTAGAACTCAAGTAACGTAGGCCTAGGTCTGGAGAGGACCGTTCCCTTACATCTTAGATGAATGGATGGTAGGCCACACATGGGGTTTCTCTTTCATGTCTCATGCTCCTCTCATATTAATCGCTTCATTCCAACTCTAATCTTTTGCCTCCACCATATCAGTAAAACTCTGATTTTCAATGGACTCATCAATGGATCACTCAAACCTTCAATACAATTCGTCTCACAGCTTATCTAGCCCCACATGTACCAAACCACTGTGCTTCTTCTGCAACATGGACGAGTCAGACCCATCTCGCAGAAGATCCAAAATTGCTCAAAGCTTCAAAGAATTACCTCTCAGAGACGACAAAGAAAACGTTTTGGTCTTAAATGGGCTATGGAAAATTGCCATGACCCTACCCGATGACCCAGAATTCCCTTCTCTCGGCATCTTCGAATGCATGGCTAAACTGATCCACAAAGGCATCACTGACCAAGATTGGCTTCTGAAAGACCAGAACATCTATATCCCTTACTATGCTGCCCATATAATTGGTTCGTATGTGATGAACAGGGTTGAATTCGTGGAGAAAGCTGTGAAATCAGGCGTGATTTTCCCTCTGACGGAGCTTTTGAGAGGAAAAATTAGCTGGGTAGAGCAAAGGGTAGCCGTTCGCGCTCTTGGTCACATAGCTAGCCATGAAAAAACTTTTGAAGCCATTGCTTCTCAGTATGAAGCAGAGATGATAGAATTGACAATGAATATATCTTGCAATTGCATTGAAGGGATTTATAGGGAGTTTGTTGTAATTAGGGAGTCAAACAGAGTGAAGTATCATTGCGATTTGCTCACAAGGGGTCGTGGTGGGTTAGAGACAGAGAACACAAAGGCAGAGGAGTGGGCAAGCCAATTACAATGCTGGTCTCTTTACCTCATAAACTGCTTTGCCTGCAAAGAGAGATCACTAAACCTAATCTGCAAGAAGCTGTTCATGGAGGACTTGTGTGGAATTTGGGGAGGTGTAGGAACTCAAGCATCGCTGGCTGGATTAGGACTCCTGAGAACACTCTGTAATTACAAAACTGGAAGAGAAACTATagcaaattcaaaatttgtAATACAGAGTCTTTGCAATCGAGCAAGATCGTCAGATGATTGGCAATATATGGCAATTgattgtcttcttcttcttcttaaagACACTGATACAAGATTCAAAGTTATTGACGATGCAGCTTCATCTCTTGCTGACTTAACTGAGCTTCAAGTTCTTGCTCGAAGAAACAGAGTAGGAGAAACAATCACTCAAACACTCTTACAAGATTACCACAAAATCAAATATGGGAATCTGAAGTTGGAGTCCAAAAGAGCCGAAAATGCATTAAAGGGTGTATGGGATTTGAAggtagagagaagaaagagagagaagctaATGTCTGAACAAGAATTGAAGCAGAGAAAAGTCGATTCAAGGACATTGAAAAGGCAAGGGAACCAGAAGTTCTGGTCTGGTCACGTTGCGAAGGCAGTGATCAAATACTCAAAAGCATTGGCAGTTTGTCCATTAAGACTGATCAAAGAGAGGATTGTTCTGTATAGCAACAGGGCTCAGTGTTATTTACTGCTGAATAATCCTGATTCTGCCATTAGTGACACAACTAGAGCTTTGTGCTTATCAAGTGCAACGAGTATTCCTCACAGTAAGAGCCTGTGGAGAAGGTCACAGGCTTATGATATGAAGGGTTTGGCTAAAGAAAGCTTGATTGATTGCTTCATGTTTATCAATGGCCGCATGAAAGCTGAAGATACGAAGCATGTCAGCATCATCCCGAACTATGCCGCACGTATGATGAAGAAGCAAATGGATGCCACGTGGATTTTTGCAGTTGCCAAGTCAAGGTTATGTTGCGGACATCAAGAAGTAGTAAAATCAGACGGACGAGAGGAGTCGGGGATGATGATGACGACCAAGGTCAAAGAAAAGGGAAGGGGAGTGTATTGGAAAAGAATGGAGGAGAAGAAAGGTCGTCGAAGGGCcaaaaaggaggaaaagaagTGTGGACCAACTGCGGAAATAC of Tripterygium wilfordii isolate XIE 37 chromosome 13, ASM1340144v1, whole genome shotgun sequence contains these proteins:
- the LOC120012353 gene encoding uncharacterized protein LOC120012353 — translated: MDSSMDHSNLQYNSSHSLSSPTCTKPLCFFCNMDESDPSRRRSKIAQSFKELPLRDDKENVLVLNGLWKIAMTLPDDPEFPSLGIFECMAKLIHKGITDQDWLLKDQNIYIPYYAAHIIGSYVMNRVEFVEKAVKSGVIFPLTELLRGKISWVEQRVAVRALGHIASHEKTFEAIASQYEAEMIELTMNISCNCIEGIYREFVVIRESNRVKYHCDLLTRGRGGLETENTKAEEWASQLQCWSLYLINCFACKERSLNLICKKLFMEDLCGIWGGVGTQASLAGLGLLRTLCNYKTGRETIANSKFVIQSLCNRARSSDDWQYMAIDCLLLLLKDTDTRFKVIDDAASSLADLTELQVLARRNRVGETITQTLLQDYHKIKYGNLKLESKRAENALKGVWDLKVERRKREKLMSEQELKQRKVDSRTLKRQGNQKFWSGHVAKAVIKYSKALAVCPLRLIKERIVLYSNRAQCYLLLNNPDSAISDTTRALCLSSATSIPHSKSLWRRSQAYDMKGLAKESLIDCFMFINGRMKAEDTKHVSIIPNYAARMMKKQMDATWIFAVAKSRLCCGHQEVVKSDGREESGMMMTTKVKEKGRGVYWKRMEEKKGRRRAKKEEKKCGPTAEIHVS